In the Triticum aestivum cultivar Chinese Spring chromosome 2B, IWGSC CS RefSeq v2.1, whole genome shotgun sequence genome, TACCAGGTGTCCCGCTGATTCTGTGCTCTGTCATCAGTGTCCAATTACAAAATATCTAGAGTGCATTTGGCTGAAAAGAACAACAAGCATATAATGTTGAGAGAGTTTTGACAATGATTAGTCATACGCTTCCTAGGTTTATGCAGGGGCATACCTCTCTAGGGAAGTGGTGGTATGTCAGGTGCGGGAGGAAGAAGAAATAAGGGGGCAAATGAGGCACAATATCATGTTCATGTGTCACTCGGATCGCAGTGGGCACATATTGTTCAAAGTAGGAGGCAAAAGCAGCATTGCCGATACGTGGTTGCCCGAAAGTCATGAGATGAACACTGTCACTTCCAAGGCTAATCTGTAAATGGGAGGAACATTTCAGAGATCATGAGTCGGCAAATACAGAAGTGTTTAATGTCGAAAGCTAGTATTTCCTTGTTCATCAAAATAAAAAGTGAGACTTATGCCAAGAACATAATCGTGGGGGGCACTTACAGCGAGATCAAGTGCACAGAAAGAAGCGATAGCTCCTCCCATCGAATGCCCTGTAACTATCACGCTAATATCGCCATACAATCTCCTTGCCTTGCGAACAGCATTTGTGATGGCTGGACGTAAAAGTGTATTATTGTAAGCAGAGTAAAATCCAGTGTGGACCTTTAACCAGAACATAAACCTcatcagaaaataaataaaagcatATCCTACTCTTGTAAAAAAACAGAGTATATATATCAAGTTCGTGCCAAAGACCTTCGCATCAGGCATGTTTGGATAGTTTAGGTCAACCTGCTTCCATACCAGGTCCTTAATCCAGTTCTGTACACTGAATGAGATTATTTAGAAGTGAACAGAGAGGGATATAACCTGAACAAATGACAGTAAAGCTATGCCAAATTATTCCAAAACCTGTTCTCTTGAGTTCCCCTGATTGCAACGATTACAGCATTGAGATTATGATCAACACCAATGAATGCCTGTCAAGTTATTTAATCGCAAGAATATTTTAGTCCCGTGGGGAAATAACTTTACCATGCAAGTTAAGGTAGTAGCAATGTACTAGCATACAGACCTGCAAACAGTTCTGGATATCGACAATTATACACCTAATCTCGAAGCCCTGTTTTGAAATGAGATACCCGGCGACATCGGCAGTGAGTTATTTGTAGTAGTTGAACTTAAAAGTAAACCAAACGACACAATTAGACAAGATAAGTAACAAGACGAGAAACGTGATGAGTCTTACTTTAGTCAAGTCATTACATCTTGAGCATGTCCATGTATATAGAGCTGTTAGGTCCGTCATATACACCTAGGAATGAGAAAATAATATGAGGATAAATTAATTTTGGCACAGACGCATGTTAGACAAAGTCATATACTCATGTAACGTTGCCGCAATTCTAGGATCGGGAGACCACGTCGGGCCCGAGTGCCACTTGTATAGGACGTGCAGTTCTCCCTCATATAATGATGTACTGTGATCTGTAAATCAATCAAGGAAATATCTTTCCAACTTGGTATCAGCTGCTTCCAGGTTCTCCTCATGGCCGGCACCGACTcctccccgtccgccgccgccatggactcCGTCACCTCGCCGGGCTCCCTCTCCTCCACGGCGCCTTCCGCCTCCACTGCCTCGGCCTCTTCCTCCCCGCCGTTCGTCTTCGGCACGACGCCTTCCCTCTTCAGCAACACCGCCGCCCCCGTCGGCTCGCAGTTTGCGCCCCTTTTCTCCTCCGCCCCCACAGCGCCCCCGCCCCCTGCTCCTCGCCTCTCCATCTACAACGATCACATCTCCAACCACATCAAGTTTCTCCTCAACCCCGCGGATCACAACTACCACAAGTGGAAATCCTTCTTTCTCATGGTCCTTATTCGCCACGGCGTCAAATTCCTCATCGACCACCCTCCTCCTCCCAATGTTGATGCTGCCTACCTCGAGCTAGATGCCCACGTCGTCCTCTGGATCTACGCCACGCTCGCCGACTCCATGGTGGATCACGTCGTCGGCGCCACCAACACCTACGCGCTCTGGCACAAGATCAAGGACTTCTTCCTTGCCAACCGCGCTGCCCGGTTCATGATCCTCAACCGGCAGTATCGCAACCTCAAGCAGGGCGATCTTTCCGTGGCTGAGTACGCGCGGCGCATGAAGCTCCTCACCGACGGCCTCGCCGACATCGAGCATGCCGTCACCGAGGTGGATCTTCGCACTCAGTTTCTCCACGGCCTCGACAAGCGCCTCGACACCATCCGGGTCATTCTCGGCGACCAGGAGCTGCCGTTCGACACCGTCCTCTCTCGGGTCATCCTGGCCGAGGAATCCCAGGCGCAGCGCGCTGCTGAGGAGAGCGCCTCGGCGTTCGCGCTCTCTGGTGGCGATCGCGGCGGCGTCCACGGCGGCAGTTCCGAGGCCGGCGCTCGGGGCAGTGCTGACCGCGGCCAAGGCAGCGGCTCCTCCGATCGCGCCCAGGGCCCCCCGCATCCCCAACAGTAGCCCTCTGGACGTGGCCGCGGTGATCGATCTGCCGATGGTGACCGCGGCCGTGGGCGTGGCCGCGGACGTGGTCGCGGGCGTGGCGACTCCTCTGCTCGCGGCCAGCACTCTCAGCCGGCGTTCTCCCCCTTCACAGGCTACTTCGCTCCATATGGCATGGCCTTGCCGTCGCCGTGCTCCGGTTGGGTCCCTCCCAACGCCGCTGGTGTCTTGGGCCCTCGCCCGAACGCCCATGCTCAGGCGTACAACATGTACCGACGCCTCCCTACTACCCACCCACGCCGCCGTCGTGGGAGCATCTTGCCATGCTCAACACCGCCTACAGCAACTCCGGCTTCCCCAACCAACCTGCCCCCGAGTGGTTCTTGGACAGTGGCGCCTCTTCGCACGTGACCGGCAGCCAAGGTATCTTAACCTCGTCTAGTCATTCCTTAAAGCATGTTCCTTCAAGCATACTTGTTGGCACCTCCCCGTCACGGCCACTGGCTCCACCACACTCCACCCTCACAATTTTCGCCTCACGGACATTCTTGTTTCTCCACATGTAGTTACTAGCCTTATTTCCGTATGCAAATTTACAAAAGATAACTCATGTTCCGTTGAATTTTTTCCGTGTGGTTTTCTTGTGAAGGATCTTCGCACTCGACAAGTTCTCATGATCTCCGCTAGCATCGGCGACCTCTACCCCTTCATTGGAAATAAATCAGCACGGGCGTCCGCACTCCTCACCACCACCTCGGATTTGTGGCATCGTCGTCTCGGGCACCCCGGCGCTCACACCCTTTCTACTATTTCTCGTGATTTTCTTAGTGATTGTAATAAGGCACCCCATCTCCCATGTAGCGCTTGCCAATTAGGGCGCCAACCACGCCTCCCTTTCCTTCTTCACATAGCAAAACATTGCCCCCTTTGATTTAATTCATTGCGATTTGTGGACATCCCCGGTTGTAAGTTTTTCCGGCTTTCAATACTATCTTGTTATCTTGGATGATTACACACATTACTCTTGGACATTCCCCTTGCATCAAAAATCCGAGACCTCTACCGTCCTACAGCGTTTCTTCACCTTTGTTCACACTCAATTCCATGTGATCATTAAATGTATGCAATGTGACAATGGTGGCGAATTCATCAATAACTCTCTTCGCTCCTTTTTTTTCTTCGAACGGTATAGCCTATCGGTTTTCTTGCCCACACACTTCCCCTCAAAACGGCAAAGCAGAACGTTCATTCGCACCACCAATGATATTGTACGCACTCTCCTTCTCCAAGCTCACTTAACACCTCCCTTTTGGGTGGAAGCCCTTCATACCGCTACCTACCTTCTCAACAGGCGCCCCTCACGAGCCATCACACCATATACGCCATACTATCTCCTCCACGGCGTTTAACCCGAGTACTCTCATCTTCGTGTGTTCGGCTGCCTATGTTTCCCTAACCTCTATGCCACCATGGACAACAAActctcccctcgctcctctccttGTGTTTTCCTTGGTTACCCCCTAGAACACAAAGGGTACAGGTGCTACGACCTCACGACTCGACGCGTTATCGTTTCCCGTCACGTCGTTTTCGACGAAACAATATTTCCATATCACCACCACACGCCGGACCACACCACCCCCACGTCCACATCTGATCGCCATGCAGATCCCCCCTCCGGCCGAATCTCTCGGATCCAGCGCCTTCCTCGTACGGGCCCCCACCCCCAGATTCGCCTCGTGCTCCACCCACCCCGCCTCTGACGATGCCGCGTGCCGCTCCCCCGCCGGCCACACCGATTCATCCGCACGATCCTCCTCGTTCCGCACGCCCGGTCCCGCTGGCCCCACCCGCTCGCCTGCCTCGCAGCCCACGCCCGATTCCCCTGTCACGCCAGATTCGCCTGCCTCGCCTGCCTCATCTGACTCCTCCTCGGATCCATCGCCAAATCCTCCTGCCAGCGGACCAGCCGACCCCACCGGATCCTCCTCGCTTTCCACTCCATCCACTCCGCCTGCGCCACCTCTCCCTCGCCATGCAGTGCCCATTCAGCCACCCCATAACGCACACAAGATGTCCACCAGGGCCAAAACTGGTTTTCTAATGCCAAAGCGCTTATTTCTTGCCGATGCCACGTCCCACACTATCTCTCCCATACCACCCACCTACAAATCAGCTCTTAAAGACCCCCATTGGCACCACGCTATGTTAGAAGAATATCATGCTTTAATGGATAACTTTACTTGGTCTTTGGTGCCTAAGCCTGCAGGTGTTAACATTGTCACGGGCAAGTGGATATTTCGTCACAAGTTCAACAACGACGGCTCCTTGGCACGTTACAAAGCTCGGTGGGTTGTTCGTGGGTTCACTCAACAAGAAGGTGTGGACTATGGTGAAACATTCAGTCCTGTGGTGAAGCCGGCTACCATTCGCGTGGTGCTCAGTCTTGCTACATCTCAGTCATGGCCAATCCACCAACTTGATGTCAAGAATGCATTCCTTCATGGCGATCTCAATGAGACAGTGTATTGCTCCCAACCAGCGGGCTTTGTGGATCCCTCCCGGCCCGACCATGTCTGTCTTCTTCGCAAGTccttatatggcctgaagcaagctcCACGCACATGGTTTCTTCGGTTCCAAGCATTCCTCTTGTCATTGGGATTTCGGGCTTCCAAGAGTGATTCCTCTTTGTTCATCAAGCATCATGGCTCCTCCATTGCATATTTGTTagtctatgtggatgacatcattctCACGGCTAACTCCCCCGCCGTTCTCTCCTCCGTCATCAACTCCCTCAAGTTGGAGTTCTCCATGATGGATCTTGGCCCTCTCCATCATTTCTTGGGCATCAATGTTACTACCAACACCTCAGGCCTTTTCCTATGCCAACGGCAATACACACTTGAGATCCTCGCGCGTGCCAAGATGCTAAACTGTAAGCCCGTCTCCACACCTATCGACACCAGCTCcaagacctcctcccaagacggcCAACTCCTCTCCA is a window encoding:
- the LOC123043933 gene encoding lipase isoform X1, translated to MGSRRWVAAAAAAAVGALLLLSVASHGARRGHSVDSNNRTFVFNYTLAKTIVEYASAVYMTDLTALYTWTCSRCNDLTKGFEIRCIIVDIQNCLQAFIGVDHNLNAVIVAIRGTQENSVQNWIKDLVWKQVDLNYPNMPDAKVFGTNLIYILCFFTRVGYAFIYFLMRFMFWLKVHTGFYSAYNNTLLRPAITNAVRKARRLYGDISVIVTGHSMGGAIASFCALDLAISLGSDSVHLMTFGQPRIGNAAFASYFEQYVPTAIRVTHEHDIVPHLPPYFFFLPHLTYHHFPREVWEHDVDGNTTFRVCDSSGEDPDCCRSVFALFLSASDHLTYMGVEIAADDWSTCRIVMAHSVKRLQLYLASNVITAKNPVDIIIADHSVQTDPSSSS
- the LOC123043933 gene encoding lipase isoform X3 yields the protein MTDLTALYTWTCSRCNDLTKGFEIRCIIVDIQNCLQAFIGVDHNLNAVIVAIRGTQENSVQNWIKDLVWKQVDLNYPNMPDAKVFGTNLIYILCFFTRVGYAFIYFLMRFMFWLKVHTGFYSAYNNTLLRPAITNAVRKARRLYGDISVIVTGHSMGGAIASFCALDLAISLGSDSVHLMTFGQPRIGNAAFASYFEQYVPTAIRVTHEHDIVPHLPPYFFFLPHLTYHHFPREVWEHDVDGNTTFRVCDSSGEDPDCCRSVFALFLSASDHLTYMGVEIAADDWSTCRIVMAHSVKRLQLYLASNVITAKNPVDIIIADHSVQTDPSSSS
- the LOC123043933 gene encoding lipase isoform X2 — protein: MGSRRWVAAAAAAAVGALLLLSVASHGARRGHSVDSNNRTFVFNYTLAKTIVEYASAVYMTDLTALYTWTCSRCNDLTKGFEIRCIIVDIQNCLQAFIGVDHNLNAVIVAIRGTQENSVQNWIKDLVWKQVDLNYPNMPDAKVHTGFYSAYNNTLLRPAITNAVRKARRLYGDISVIVTGHSMGGAIASFCALDLAISLGSDSVHLMTFGQPRIGNAAFASYFEQYVPTAIRVTHEHDIVPHLPPYFFFLPHLTYHHFPREVWEHDVDGNTTFRVCDSSGEDPDCCRSVFALFLSASDHLTYMGVEIAADDWSTCRIVMAHSVKRLQLYLASNVITAKNPVDIIIADHSVQTDPSSSS